The DNA sequence TGTCTTATGTAAAAAAAGACAATCTCCCTACGAAAAAAATAAAGGAAACGGTACAGATGAACGAAACCTCCTCTGCACAACCGATTCCACAAAGTAAAAATAAAAATTTTAGTACCGGATTCGTGATCATTGCCATTTCCATACTGGTCTTCGGTTTTCTGCTTTACCTAGGGTTAAAGAATAAACAAGCGGTGCCGGTCAATGGCAAAGATCTGAAGGTACAAAAATCTTCCAAGAGTCATGCTTCATTGGAAAAGGAGAAGAAAAAATTAAGAAAAATGCTGCTGGACGGAAAGATTGATGAGAGTACTTATCAGAAAATGATGAAGAATCTTAAGAAAAGCAGGTGATCAATATGAGTAAAAATACAAAAATTATCATTGGTTCATTTGTCATCATGGGAGCCATTCTCGTCCTGTTGTTTACTTCTACTCCTGCACAGACTGGTGTGGAATTGACCATTACGGAATTGATAAATAACCCTGACAAATATAAGGATAAATTTATTACCCTCCAAGGAAATTTAAATGAACAAAGTATTCATTGGGATGCGGATAAAATCCTCCTGGAATTTACCATATTGGATGATCAGAAAACACCACTAAATGTGAGATACAACGGAATCAGACCCGATAATTTCTCTCATGATGTCATTGTCATTGCCGACGGCAAATATGATCCTGAACAAAATCTCTTTATTGCTGAAACGGTAAAAACCAGATGTCCCAGCAAATATGAGGCACCGGGTGAAAGTGACAGCAACAGCAAAGAAACCTGATTAGATGAAACTTTATTAAGCAGTGAGGCTCATGACTGGAATTGGCCCTCAACTGACTCCAACATTGAAATACCCGGATGTTTTTTGAGGGCTCCGTTCTTTAGACTTGAAGCGGAATTGAATCATTTTTGCCCGAGCTCGACTAGCGGACGTGTGAATCCTTAGTCCCACATCTATAGTTATTCGTAAATTAAGAAAGGAGAAAGCTTCATGTTGTCACAAATCGGTTTTGTTGGTATGTATATGGCGTTAGCTTTTTCAGTATATGCATTCATTGCTTTCTTGTTAGGCATTCGAATGAAAAATGAAAGGCTGATTCACAGTGCGAAAAGAGGAACCATCGTTGTCTTAATCATAGTGTCCCTTTCATCATTGATCTTGTGGTATTTGCTGGGAACTAGCGATTTCTCCGTCAAATATGTGGCCCAGTATACCAATATTGACCTCCCTATGTTTTATAAGCTGACAGCCTTCTGGGCTGGCAATGGTGGATCTCTCCTTTTATGGGCGTTAACCCTAAGTATTTACACTGTCATTAATATGTATCACCGAAAACTAAAGGATAACCCACTGGTTCCGTATGTGGGAGCAGTGCTTGTGGCCAACAGTATATTCTTCCTGTTCCTGTTGGTTTTTGTGGACAATCCTTTTGCTTTAAATCCAGAGGCCGTTCAGGATGGAAAAGGGTTAAATCCCCTGTTACAGAACCCGGGAATTATGCTTCATCCGGTGACGACTTATTTGGGTTATGTAGGATTTGTCGTTCCCTTCGCCTTTGCCATGGCAGCCATGTTTGTACGGGACGTGAACAATGATTTTTGGATTAAGATTACCCGCCGATGGGCAGTTATCGCATGGTTGTTTTTAACTTTAGGGAACTTTTTTGGAGGAGCATGGGCTTATCAGGAACTGGGCTGGGGCGGTATCTGGATGTGGGATCCCGTTGAGAACGCATCATTTATGCCTTGGTTGACGGGGACGGCTTTTATTCATTCCGTAATGATTCAGGAAAGAAAGAATATGTTAAAAATTTGGAACATGGTTCTGATCATTATGACTTATTTATTAAGCATATTTGGAACATTTTTGGTCCGTTCCGGCATATTAACCTCTGTTCACGCTTTCTCGGACGGAACCCTTGGAACATGGTTCCTTGTTTATCTAGGCTTGGCTACCGTTATTTCTCTGTATTTTCTATTCACACGTTTACATCTCCTCAAGCAGGATTCAGGAGTATTTGAATCGTTTCTCTCCAAGGAAAGCAGTTTCTTGGTAAACAATTTGCTTTTAGTGGGAACATTTATCGCTACCTTTTGGGGCACCATCTTTCCAATCGTTTCCGAAGCGGTGACAGGCACCAAAGTGACAGTGGGACCTCCTTTTTATAACAAAGTGAGTGCTCCAATTCTGGGTGCATTAATCCTTGTGATGGGAATTTGTCCGTTGATTGCATGGCAGAAATCAACCTGGAATCAGCTTAGAAATAACTTCTTTGTACCTGTTGCTCTAAGTTTCAGCTTATTTTTGACGATCTATTTTATGGGGGTAAGAGAATTCTGGGCCTTGCTCATTATTCCGATCATTTCCTTTGTCATCATTACTCACCTCATTGAATTCATAAGGGGTACGAGAGCCAGAAAAAAAATGACCAATGAAAATGTATTCCTTGCATTTTTCCGGTTAATCACTAGAAATCGCCGCCGTTTTGGGGGGTATATCGTTCACCTTGGTATTATGCTGATGGCTCTTGGAATTATGGGTTATAGCCAATTTCAGGAAAAGGTGACCGTTACTCTCGGATTCGGAGAATCTGTTTCCATAGGTGATTACAAATTAACCTATGAAAATATTGCCGAGAGAAAAGAAGGCAAGAATGATGTGGTATATGCTGAGTTAAGCGTGATCAAAGACGGTGAAAAAAACTTAGGCATCATTAAACCGGAAAAAGTCTTCTATTCATACTGGCCGATGCCCACGACGGAAATTGCCATATACAGTACCTTTAGAGAAGATCTTTATGTCGTCTTAAGCGGATGGGAAAATGATGGTCGCGCAACCTTTGAAGTCAAAGTAATCCCATTAGTCATCTGGATTTGGATTGGAGCAGCCGTGGTGATCATTGGAGCAGTATTTGCCGTATGGTTTGGCCGCTACGGTAACGTTACTCCAAAATACACACCGAAGTATGTGGTGAATTCCGACGGGGGGTCATCCGTATGAAATGGTGGCAGTTGGCGGTCCTTGGAGTCATTGGGTTAGTTGTGTTTCTTGTTTCCTCTCCGGGACCTGCAATAGCCGGAGAACATATCAATTATAATCATCCGCTGTTTCAAAAATTAGAAAAGGAATTTATCTGTGTGGATGGCTGTGAGATGGCTTTGGAAATATGCACTAATCCGACGGCTGAACAGATGAGGATTGATCTGGATGGAATGATCAAAAAAGGAATGACTGAAAATGAGATTATTTCCTATATGATTTCCATTTATGGAGAAGGTGTGTTAAGGGAACCCCTTAAACAGGGATTCAGCTTAACGGCATGGATATTGCCTTTCGTCGCACTATTGGCCGGGGCTCTCCTCATTTATTTGGCCGTGGACCGATGGATTTATCGGAGGGTGAGAGTCGGGGAGGTAAAGGCACTGGAAAACGAGATGGAACAGGAAATATATCAGGCAATGATTGATGAAGAGCGAAAAAAGTATTTTTAGGGGGAGTAGAAAATGATTTTTTCTACGATATTCTTAATTATCTTATTTATTCTGTCCTTTTATATCGTGGCAGATCCTTTATTAAAGAAAGAAGTTGTTCCCCATAAGGCTCATATGGGAAATGAAAAAGTGAGTATGGAAACCATTTATACCACTTTGAATGAATTGGAGTTTGACTATCTAACTAATAAATTATCCAAAGAAGATTATGAGCAGATGTCAAGTCAATATAAAAACTTAGCGGCAAAAATGATGAAGGAAGAAGAGGAAAAGGGTATCCAAGAGGAAAGTGTTGCCGATATGACCAAACAGGTGGAACTAGAAATCGAAAAAGAAATTCGTGAACAGCTTTCCAAGCTAAAACAGGAAAAGAGGGGATAATCATGTCACATTTGTATACGCGAAAATATTATATACTCTTGCTGATGATGATTCCTCTGATCTTTCTACTTTCTTTTTCCTATGTCGCGATGGGCAAGTCTAAGGATTCTTTTCATATGAAATTTAAACACTTGATCATTTCCGGGGAAGGAACAACATTAAAAATCTACGAAATTATTACATTTGAAAATCCAGCGAATCAAAACCTTCCTGAAAAAATTACGTTTACAAGCACTTTGCCCCAGGGGGCAACCAATCTTGTGTTTGAAAAGGCAGAAGAATTGGAGCAGTTACCGAAAGGTTTTACCGCAACATTTGATACCGGTGACCAAACATCAACGGACATCAGCTACAGTTATGAAATCCCTGACTTCAACAGTGACCGGACTTTGTCATTTACCCAAAACTATGATGTAGATACCTTAAATATTCTGATTCCGGCAGCAATGAACCTCTCTATTGCTAGTGAGAGATTTACAACCAACGAACCAGTGACCATCAATGACAATACCTATAAATACTATACGGCTAAAGATGTAAAAGCAGAAGAACCGTTGGATATTCAGTTTTTATTGAAACCGGCTACAGATGACATGGCCGGAATGAATATGGGAGGTTCAACCCAACCCGTTATTTCCAAACAGGCTCCCCAATTTCACAATCCTGGACATATTCGGGTGTGGTACCAATCACCTTTGCGTTCCATGAATCCCCATATTTTTTTAATCATCTTGGGAGTTGTGGTTATTTCGGGAATCGCTTTATATATACGTTATCGAATGATGGAGCAGGAACGTCTGGAGGCTTCTAGAAATGAGAAGGATGATCTCTTTGACAAGCTTCTGTTAAAGCAAAAGGTTCTGATGCAGAAGATTGTGGAAATGGACGAGGCCCATCAGAAAGGAAATATTCCTGAATCGGTGTATCGGGATAAGCGAAATGCTTATAAGGAGCAATTGATCCATGTGAAACTCCAGCTTCGGGAGCTGACAGAATGATTAAGATCCATAAGCTCCAGAAAAAAATTGGTGAAAGATATATTTTAAAAGGCATTTCACAGACCATAAATAAAGGAGAATTTCTTACCATTTTGGGTCCCAATGGAGCAGGAAAAAGCACCCTGTTGAAAGTGATCGGCACCTTAACTAATCCCACATACGGAGTAGTAGAAGTGGAAGGGATTGATGTAAAACGAAAACCCAATCTCGTTCGTGAAAGAATTGGTTATCTTGCTCATCACAGCCTGCTTTATGATCATTTAACGGCCTGGCAGAATCTTAAATACTATGGAAAATTGTATGGAGTAAAGGAATTGAACCGCAGGATAGAAGAAAGTCTAAGATTGGTAGGCCTCTACTATGTTAAAAATGATCCGATAGCCTCTTTCTCGAGAGGAATGGTACAAAGATTGGCTATAGCCAGAGCCCTTATTCATCAGCCTTCAGTTTTACTGCTGGATGAGCCTCATACTGGCTTGGATCAGCAGGCCAATTTAATATTTGAGCAGGTCATGAAGGATTTGCAGAAAAAGGGATGCACGCTGTTGATGGTCACCCATGATTTTGAGCAAGCATTAAAGTTGTCAGATCGGATCGTGATTTTATCCCAAGGCTTAATCAAAATGGAACTCAACCCCCGTGAACATTCAATGGAAAGCTTGCTGCGGGTATATCATGAAGCGGTGGAGGGTTGATGATGAAGAAATATTTAAACGTTCTTTTTACTATTATTGGAAAGGAGATTGCATCGGAGATAAAAACCAAGGAAATGTTCAGCACCATGGTTATTTTCTCTTCCTTGGTTATTGTGATCTTCAGCTTTGCTTTTGATCCGATGCGGGCGACAGTTAAGGAAGTATTTCCTGGCATGATGTGGGTGATGATTGTGTTTTCTGGAATTTTAGGATTAAATCG is a window from the Microaerobacter geothermalis genome containing:
- a CDS encoding cytochrome c maturation protein CcmE, translating into MSKNTKIIIGSFVIMGAILVLLFTSTPAQTGVELTITELINNPDKYKDKFITLQGNLNEQSIHWDADKILLEFTILDDQKTPLNVRYNGIRPDNFSHDVIVIADGKYDPEQNLFIAETVKTRCPSKYEAPGESDSNSKET
- a CDS encoding heme lyase CcmF/NrfE family subunit, with the protein product MLSQIGFVGMYMALAFSVYAFIAFLLGIRMKNERLIHSAKRGTIVVLIIVSLSSLILWYLLGTSDFSVKYVAQYTNIDLPMFYKLTAFWAGNGGSLLLWALTLSIYTVINMYHRKLKDNPLVPYVGAVLVANSIFFLFLLVFVDNPFALNPEAVQDGKGLNPLLQNPGIMLHPVTTYLGYVGFVVPFAFAMAAMFVRDVNNDFWIKITRRWAVIAWLFLTLGNFFGGAWAYQELGWGGIWMWDPVENASFMPWLTGTAFIHSVMIQERKNMLKIWNMVLIIMTYLLSIFGTFLVRSGILTSVHAFSDGTLGTWFLVYLGLATVISLYFLFTRLHLLKQDSGVFESFLSKESSFLVNNLLLVGTFIATFWGTIFPIVSEAVTGTKVTVGPPFYNKVSAPILGALILVMGICPLIAWQKSTWNQLRNNFFVPVALSFSLFLTIYFMGVREFWALLIIPIISFVIITHLIEFIRGTRARKKMTNENVFLAFFRLITRNRRRFGGYIVHLGIMLMALGIMGYSQFQEKVTVTLGFGESVSIGDYKLTYENIAERKEGKNDVVYAELSVIKDGEKNLGIIKPEKVFYSYWPMPTTEIAIYSTFREDLYVVLSGWENDGRATFEVKVIPLVIWIWIGAAVVIIGAVFAVWFGRYGNVTPKYTPKYVVNSDGGSSV
- a CDS encoding cytochrome c-type biogenesis protein translates to MKWWQLAVLGVIGLVVFLVSSPGPAIAGEHINYNHPLFQKLEKEFICVDGCEMALEICTNPTAEQMRIDLDGMIKKGMTENEIISYMISIYGEGVLREPLKQGFSLTAWILPFVALLAGALLIYLAVDRWIYRRVRVGEVKALENEMEQEIYQAMIDEERKKYF
- the ccmA gene encoding heme ABC exporter ATP-binding protein CcmA gives rise to the protein MIKIHKLQKKIGERYILKGISQTINKGEFLTILGPNGAGKSTLLKVIGTLTNPTYGVVEVEGIDVKRKPNLVRERIGYLAHHSLLYDHLTAWQNLKYYGKLYGVKELNRRIEESLRLVGLYYVKNDPIASFSRGMVQRLAIARALIHQPSVLLLDEPHTGLDQQANLIFEQVMKDLQKKGCTLLMVTHDFEQALKLSDRIVILSQGLIKMELNPREHSMESLLRVYHEAVEG